TTTCAGCCTGACGGAACCTTAGAATTTAAAACAGAAGCAGGAGAGTATGACGGAACTATTGACGAGATTGGCAGCTATTTAAAGATAAAGCAGTTCCAGGAAGAGAGAAAAGAGCTGTTAGAGTCTTTGGAGCTTTATTTTAAAGTGTTTTATCTGGGAGAAGACCCGGATTTGGAGCAGTAGGAGCAGGGAAATGGAACTGAAAATCGGAAATGTAATTATTCCTAACCCTTTGGCTTTAGGACCTATGGCGGGAGTTACAGACCTGCCCTTTAGAATTTTGTGCAAGGAACAGGGCTGCGGACTTCTTTACACAGAGATGGTCAGTGCCAAAGCTATTTTATATAAAAACAAAAATACAAATGCTTTGCTGGAAATCAAACAGGAGGAGCATCCTATTGCGGTGCAGCTTTTTGGCTCAGACCCTGATATTATGGGAGAAATAGGAGCCAAGGTGGCAGAAGGCCCCTGTGATATTATAGATATTAATATGGGCTGTCCTGTGCCTAAGGTGGTCAACAACGGGGAAGGCTCAGCTTTAATGAAAAACCCTGAGCTGGTGGAAAAAATTCTCACATCAATGGTAAAGAAGATCAAAAAGCCTGTTACTATTAAAATAAGAAAAGGTTTTAATGAGGAAAATGTAAATGCTGTGGAGATAGCTAAAATTGCAGAAGCCTGCGGAGTTTTGGCAGTGGCTGTGCACGGTAGGACAAGGGAGCAGTATTATTCTGGAAAGGCTGATTGGAATATTATCAGGCAGGTGAAGGAAGCTGTATCTATTCCGGTCATTGGAAATGGGGATATATTTACGCCTGAGGACGGGAAAAGGATGATGGAAGAAACAGGCTGCGACGGGATTATGGTGGCCAGAGGAGCCCAGGGAAATCCATGGATCTTCTCACGAATTCTCCATTATCTGAAAACCGGAGAAATCCTTCCTCCCCCCAGTAAGTCTGAGAGAAGAGAAATGATTCTGCGCCATCTTCAAATGCAGGTGGAAATGAGAGGAGAGAACCAGGGAATCAGAGAAATGAGAAAGCAAATTGCCTGGTATACTGTGGGCCTGCCTCATTCTGCAGCGCTGAGAAATGAGTTAAATCAAATAGATCAGTATGAAAGATTAACAGAGTTTTTATATGAAAAATTGGCCGACTGAAAAAAGCAGACCTTTTCTTGACAACATAAGGGGTTTAAGCTATAATACTGTGAATGCGAGAAGGTTACGCATAGTATACTGTATACTATGAAAAGCTGAATGGGAGAGGCAGGCAAAAGTACGCCTGGTTCAGTGAAGAATTATTTTAGGAAGGAAGCAGATGTGTAATGGCTGAAAAGAAGAACATTTTAACTTATGCAGGACTAAAACAGTACGAGGACGAACTTCAGAATCTGAAGGTATTTAAAAGAAAAGAAGTAGCTCAGAAGATCAAAGAGGCCAGAGAGCAGGGAGACTTATCTGAGAACGCAGAGTATGATGCAGCAAAGGATGAGCAGAGAGA
The window above is part of the Lachnoclostridium edouardi genome. Proteins encoded here:
- a CDS encoding DUF6145 family protein; translation: MKEKPIVLCGANAYTQKYYLNEEFEGLPEGIKKELQIMSVWFVQEVGGIFLMQFQPDGTLEFKTEAGEYDGTIDEIGSYLKIKQFQEERKELLESLELYFKVFYLGEDPDLEQ
- the dusB gene encoding tRNA dihydrouridine synthase DusB, yielding MELKIGNVIIPNPLALGPMAGVTDLPFRILCKEQGCGLLYTEMVSAKAILYKNKNTNALLEIKQEEHPIAVQLFGSDPDIMGEIGAKVAEGPCDIIDINMGCPVPKVVNNGEGSALMKNPELVEKILTSMVKKIKKPVTIKIRKGFNEENVNAVEIAKIAEACGVLAVAVHGRTREQYYSGKADWNIIRQVKEAVSIPVIGNGDIFTPEDGKRMMEETGCDGIMVARGAQGNPWIFSRILHYLKTGEILPPPSKSERREMILRHLQMQVEMRGENQGIREMRKQIAWYTVGLPHSAALRNELNQIDQYERLTEFLYEKLAD